A window of the Zeugodacus cucurbitae isolate PBARC_wt_2022May chromosome 4, idZeuCucr1.2, whole genome shotgun sequence genome harbors these coding sequences:
- the LOC105211098 gene encoding caspase Dronc yields the protein MDVKHRKIIKENIDKLVQHTEFKELLQACRRTDLLSDQMVCNLRIDSQNMVDIEGSQTSDEFMHKKLFEKITHRGPEAFETLKQILKALDKVEALQILQRDREFYGIREQRNSIPQTIHRVLEAPIELVSASTTDTPDSVHSMVGENSTPALTEFLDTVDPIEKYEVVKANRISTCDHIGTYKMQSNHNRGVLFIANYISFKDDYRNGAANDSDALIYVFRQLGFKIFKTIDGSQTEFFDLLETLLNSEYTRQTESFVLAFMSHGELNEQNEDVVVFSDESVVKVKEVIDRFSNRRCPNLEVKPKVLIFPFCRGSMQDKGITSKTETDTIPFTSRNEKLNAEMSDLLICYATMEGFKAHRDKVTGSWYIQELCKTIAEHAHDTHFEDILKLVQRKVVKIRAENGGIQMGNYRNIGFDFKFFLNPAISEE from the exons ATGGATGTTAAACATCGCAAAATAATAAAGGAAAACATCGACAAGCTAGTCCAACACACTGAATTTAAGGAATTGCTTCAAGCGTGTAGGAGGACGGATTTACTTTCCGATCAAATGGTTTGTAATCTTCGCATAGATTCTCAAAACATGGTGGATATTGAAGGATCACAAACTTCAGATGAATTTATGCACAAAAAACTGTTTGAGAAAATTACTCACAGAGGTCCTGAAGCGTTCGAAACGTTGAAGCAAATTCTTAAAGCTTTGGACAAAGTCGAAGCACTTCAAATTTTGCAAAGGGACAGAGAATTTTATGGTATCAGAGAACAGCGCAATAGTATTCCGCAAACTATACATCGCGTATTAGAAGCACCAATTGAATTAGTTTCAGCAAGTACCACTGACACGCCAGACAGCGTACATTCTATG GTTGGTGAGAATTCCACGCCAGCCTTAACAGAGTTCTTAGACACTGTTGATCCTATAGAAAAATATGAAGTAGTAAAAGCCAATCGAATTAGTACATGTGACCATATTGGAACATATAAAATGCAGTCGAACCATAATCGAGGAGTCCTATTCATAGCGAATTACATAAGTTTTAAAGATGATTACCGCAATGGAGCCGCAAATGATAGTGATgcactcatatatgtattcaGACAATtaggttttaaaatattcaaaacaatagATGGTTCTCAAACGGAATTTTTCGATTTACTAGAAACTTTACTAAATTCAGAGTATACACGCCAAACAGAATCTTTTGTCTTAGCATTTATGAGTCATGGAGAACTCAACGAACAAAATGAAGACGTCGTTGTTTTCAGTGATGAATCAGTCGTTAAAGTAAAAGAAGTCATCGATCGCTTTTCAAACAGGAGATGTCCCAATTTAGAAGTGAAACCAAAGGTTCTTATATTTCCATTCTGCCGTGGTTCTATGCAAGACAAAGGAATAACATCTAAAACTGAGACTGACACAATTCCTTTTACTTCAAGGAATGAGAAACTAAATGCGGAGATGTCGGATTTACTAATTTGCTACGCAACTATGGAAGGATTCAAAGCACATAGGGATAAGGTTACAGGTTCTTGGTATATACAAGAACTATGTAAGACAATAGCTGAACACGCACATGATACTCATTTTGAGGATATATTAAAACTTGTACAGAGAAAGGTTGTCAAAATCCGTGCTGAAAACGGAGGTATACAAATGGGTAATTACCGTAATATCggttttgatttcaaatttttcttaaatcctGCGATTTCGGAAGAATAA
- the LOC105211099 gene encoding small integral membrane protein 13 has protein sequence MNFHTILAVVFAVLGSVSIVTVLILLGWFLIWKAFLSKFRLVRELLGQGNGDEVQPIEQQPHIRAKKIRRD, from the exons ATGAATTTTCATACAATATTAGCAGTAGTGTTTGCTGTTTTAGGATCAGTTTCCATCGTAACAGTGTTAATTTTACTAG gtTGGTTCCTTATCTGGAAagcatttttatcaaaattccgACTAGTTCGTGAATTGCTGGGTCAAGGAAACGGTGATGAGGTGCAACCTATAGAGCAACAACCTCATATAAGAGCGA